A single Nostoc sp. PCC 7107 DNA region contains:
- the psbD gene encoding photosystem II D2 protein (photosystem q(a) protein), with protein sequence MTIAVGRAPSRRGWFDVLDDWLKRDRFVFVGWSGILLFPCAFLALGGWLTGTTFVTSWYTHGLASSYLEGCNFLTVAVSTPADSMGHSLLLLWGPEAQGDFTRWIQLGGLWPFVALHGAFGLIGFMLRQFEIARLVGIRPYNALAFSAPIAVFVSVFLMYPLGQSSWFFAPSFGVAAIFRFLLFLQGFHNWTLNPFHMMGVAGVLGGALLCAIHGATVENTLFEDGEAANTFRAFNPTQSEETYSMVTANRFWSQIFGIAFSNKRWLHFFMLFVPVTGLWMSAVGIVGLALNLRAYDFVSQELRAAEDPEFETFYTKNILLNEGIRAWMAPQDQPHEQFIFPEEVLPRGNAL encoded by the coding sequence ATGACCATCGCAGTAGGACGCGCCCCCAGTAGAAGAGGGTGGTTTGACGTACTAGACGACTGGTTAAAGCGCGATCGCTTCGTATTCGTAGGTTGGTCAGGAATATTATTATTCCCCTGCGCCTTCCTAGCACTAGGCGGTTGGTTAACCGGTACAACCTTCGTCACCTCGTGGTACACCCACGGATTAGCATCATCCTATCTCGAAGGCTGCAACTTCCTGACAGTAGCAGTATCAACACCAGCAGACAGCATGGGACACTCCCTATTGCTGTTGTGGGGGCCAGAAGCGCAAGGGGACTTCACCCGTTGGATTCAGTTAGGTGGATTATGGCCATTCGTAGCACTACACGGAGCCTTTGGCTTAATCGGCTTCATGTTGCGGCAATTTGAAATTGCGCGACTAGTAGGCATCCGTCCATACAACGCCTTAGCATTCTCAGCACCAATCGCGGTATTCGTCAGCGTCTTCCTGATGTACCCCTTGGGACAATCGTCTTGGTTCTTTGCACCCAGCTTTGGTGTTGCTGCCATCTTCCGGTTCTTGTTGTTCTTACAAGGGTTCCACAACTGGACACTCAACCCCTTCCACATGATGGGAGTAGCAGGTGTACTTGGTGGAGCGCTATTGTGTGCAATTCATGGTGCCACAGTCGAAAACACCTTGTTTGAAGACGGTGAAGCAGCTAACACCTTCCGCGCCTTCAACCCCACCCAATCAGAAGAAACCTATTCAATGGTGACAGCAAACCGATTCTGGTCACAGATTTTCGGGATTGCTTTCTCCAACAAACGCTGGTTGCACTTCTTCATGTTGTTTGTACCAGTCACAGGTTTGTGGATGAGTGCGGTTGGCATTGTCGGTTTAGCTCTCAACCTGCGGGCTTATGACTTCGTCTCCCAAGAATTGCGGGCAGCCGAAGATCCAGAATTTGAAACTTTCTATACCAAAAACATTTTGCTGAACGAGGGTATCCGCGCTTGGATGGCTCCTCAAGATCAGCCTCACGAACAATTTATATTCCCTGAGGAGGTATTGCCTCGTGGTAACGCTCTCTAA
- a CDS encoding bifunctional riboflavin kinase/FAD synthetase, which yields MLNLSQNGCSVWVASSTASVLRPTNVALGKFDGVHLGHQKVIQPILQPSPNKDEGSGRFGDDANQPPTPELTYSTVVTFRPHPQEFFTGTPRTWLTPLDEKVQQLRSLGVEQLVLLPFDKELSALSPEDFVDKILVQQLQCQRISVGQDFCFGKQRQGTAKDLRLLAAKYNIPVTIVPLQTHTDNLSDSGFVSLPPISTSLIRQCLESGDIKSANLCLGRPYTLFGVVIQGQQLGRTIGFPTANLQIPGDKFLPRQGVYAVRVSILRDIPDATTPHLILGVMNIGNRPTVNGTNSSVEVHLFDWSGDLYGQQLAVQLIEFLRPEQKFASLEALKTQIQQDSTIARKILSGEC from the coding sequence GTGCTAAATTTGTCTCAAAATGGATGTTCTGTGTGGGTTGCGTCTTCAACCGCATCGGTTCTCAGGCCAACTAATGTTGCGCTGGGCAAATTTGATGGCGTACATCTTGGCCATCAAAAGGTAATTCAGCCGATTCTACAACCATCACCGAACAAAGATGAGGGAAGTGGAAGATTTGGAGATGATGCCAATCAACCCCCAACACCAGAACTGACATACTCAACAGTTGTCACTTTTCGTCCCCATCCACAGGAATTTTTTACAGGGACACCCCGTACTTGGTTGACACCACTGGATGAAAAAGTTCAACAATTGCGATCGCTTGGGGTTGAACAGCTAGTACTATTACCCTTCGATAAGGAATTATCAGCTTTATCTCCTGAAGATTTTGTCGATAAAATTCTCGTCCAACAATTACAATGTCAGCGAATTAGTGTTGGGCAAGATTTTTGTTTTGGCAAACAACGCCAAGGTACTGCTAAAGATTTACGATTACTCGCGGCCAAGTACAATATTCCCGTTACTATTGTTCCATTACAAACTCATACAGATAATCTCTCCGACAGTGGATTTGTCAGCCTACCTCCCATTAGCACTTCCCTGATTCGCCAGTGTCTCGAAAGCGGCGATATTAAAAGCGCCAATTTATGCCTAGGAAGACCTTACACTCTCTTCGGTGTTGTTATTCAAGGTCAACAACTAGGTAGAACAATTGGTTTTCCTACTGCTAATCTCCAAATACCTGGCGATAAATTTTTACCCCGCCAAGGTGTTTACGCTGTCAGGGTATCTATTTTGCGTGATATACCAGATGCAACTACACCACATTTGATTTTGGGAGTTATGAACATCGGTAATCGCCCTACCGTCAACGGTACGAATTCATCTGTGGAAGTACATCTGTTTGATTGGTCTGGGGATTTATACGGTCAGCAATTGGCTGTACAACTCATCGAATTTTTACGCCCAGAACAGAAATTTGCCTCTTTAGAAGCCCTGAAAACCCAGATTCAGCAAGACTCTACCATTGCTCGGAAAATTTTGAGTGGAGAATGCTAA
- a CDS encoding 4a-hydroxytetrahydrobiopterin dehydratase, which translates to MAQLLTGAEIQERADGLSDWTIESSKLQTLRKFKDFVAAIAFVNKLVEPSESAGHHPDIEISYNKVKITLTTHDAGGLTKKDFDLAAIISQIV; encoded by the coding sequence ATGGCACAACTACTGACTGGAGCAGAAATTCAAGAACGTGCAGATGGTTTATCAGATTGGACTATAGAGAGTAGCAAGTTACAGACTCTACGTAAATTTAAAGATTTTGTTGCAGCAATTGCATTCGTGAATAAATTAGTGGAACCATCTGAATCAGCAGGACATCATCCAGACATAGAAATTTCTTATAATAAAGTCAAAATTACACTCACCACTCATGATGCAGGTGGGTTAACCAAAAAAGACTTTGACCTAGCAGCTATAATTTCTCAAATCGTTTAA
- a CDS encoding NYN domain-containing protein: MPRSSAPAVLLVDGYNIIGAWPCLKNTRDSAGLEAARGELVEAMIGYSSFQGYETQIVFDAQYHNASSNREVITELVSVYYTDFGQTADTYIEKFCASLRPQIAASRVSRMIVATSDRAQQLVVQGYGAEWLSAQQLCNAVETTVCRVRQKYQTRKKSNSRFLASAIDDKARQKLAALRMRLQ, from the coding sequence ATGCCCCGTTCTTCAGCCCCAGCCGTTCTATTAGTGGACGGCTACAACATAATTGGCGCTTGGCCTTGTCTGAAAAACACCCGTGATAGCGCTGGCTTAGAGGCAGCACGAGGAGAACTGGTCGAAGCAATGATCGGTTACAGTTCTTTTCAAGGTTATGAAACGCAAATAGTTTTCGATGCCCAATATCATAACGCCTCTAGTAATCGGGAAGTAATTACAGAACTTGTTTCAGTTTATTACACTGATTTTGGGCAAACAGCAGATACTTACATCGAAAAATTTTGTGCCTCTTTGCGTCCACAAATTGCTGCTTCTCGTGTTTCACGCATGATTGTGGCTACTTCAGACAGAGCGCAACAATTGGTGGTACAAGGGTACGGGGCAGAATGGTTATCAGCACAACAACTGTGTAATGCTGTGGAAACGACAGTTTGTCGAGTACGTCAAAAATATCAAACTCGCAAAAAATCAAATAGTAGATTTTTAGCTAGTGCTATTGATGATAAAGCGCGGCAAAAGTTGGCTGCATTACGAATGAGATTGCAGTAA
- a CDS encoding type II toxin-antitoxin system RelE/ParE family toxin: protein MRFSDEFEEQLYKLSKRFRNIRSDVQPIIEELQQGNIVGDGIGRIGEEYVVYKVRVRNSNIQKGKSAGYRLIYQLESPTSILLLTIYAKSDREDIGANEIRDIVANFDSEES, encoded by the coding sequence ATGAGGTTCTCAGATGAGTTTGAGGAGCAACTTTACAAACTCTCAAAAAGATTTCGCAATATTCGTTCTGATGTGCAACCAATTATTGAGGAACTACAGCAAGGAAATATAGTCGGAGACGGAATTGGGCGTATTGGTGAGGAGTACGTTGTTTATAAGGTGAGAGTTCGCAATAGTAATATTCAAAAAGGTAAAAGTGCTGGATATCGCTTAATTTATCAACTTGAGTCACCTACAAGTATTTTGTTACTCACAATTTATGCCAAATCTGACCGAGAAGATATTGGTGCAAATGAAATTCGAGATATTGTAGCTAATTTTGATAGTGAAGAAAGCTAA
- a CDS encoding MoxR family ATPase, which yields MREQIEALTQNLAHTIVGKTEAIRLVLVALLSGGHALLEDVPGVGKTLLAKSLARSLDGKFQRLQCTPDLLPTDITGTNIWNPKTGEFTFLPGPVFANVLLADEINRATPRTQSALLEVMEESQVTVDGVSRTVPQPFFVIATQNPIEYQGTFPLPEAQMDRFMLSLSLGYPSAQEELQMLQNLQQRANVTQLQPCISLAELQQLRQICSKVKVESSLQEYILELVRATRHDEEITLGVSPRGTVALQKATQALAFISGRDYAIPDDIKFLVPYVLCHRLIPRGGRNSRTIVERLLRSLPIP from the coding sequence ATGAGAGAACAAATTGAAGCTTTAACCCAAAATCTAGCTCATACCATTGTCGGCAAAACCGAGGCAATTCGTTTGGTATTAGTAGCCTTATTAAGTGGTGGTCATGCGTTATTGGAAGATGTTCCTGGAGTTGGTAAGACGCTACTGGCTAAATCTTTGGCGCGTTCCCTAGATGGTAAGTTTCAACGACTGCAATGCACTCCTGATTTACTACCCACAGATATTACTGGGACTAATATTTGGAACCCAAAAACTGGTGAATTTACCTTTCTTCCTGGGCCAGTGTTTGCCAACGTACTTCTAGCTGATGAAATTAACCGCGCTACACCCCGCACCCAGTCAGCTTTACTGGAAGTAATGGAAGAAAGTCAGGTGACAGTCGATGGTGTTTCTCGTACAGTTCCTCAGCCATTTTTTGTAATTGCTACCCAGAACCCAATTGAGTATCAAGGTACTTTCCCGTTACCTGAAGCGCAGATGGATAGATTTATGTTGTCCTTGAGTTTAGGTTATCCTTCCGCACAAGAAGAATTACAAATGCTGCAAAATCTTCAACAAAGGGCAAATGTAACCCAATTGCAGCCGTGTATTAGCTTGGCAGAATTACAACAACTACGTCAAATCTGCTCCAAGGTAAAGGTAGAATCTTCTTTGCAAGAGTACATCTTAGAATTGGTACGCGCAACGCGCCATGATGAAGAAATTACTTTGGGTGTCAGTCCGCGCGGAACTGTAGCATTACAAAAAGCTACTCAAGCTTTAGCATTTATTTCTGGGCGTGATTATGCGATTCCCGATGATATAAAATTTCTTGTGCCTTACGTTCTCTGCCATCGCCTCATTCCCAGAGGAGGACGTAATTCTAGAACGATTGTAGAAAGATTATTGCGATCGCTGCCTATTCCCTAA
- a CDS encoding ABC transporter ATP-binding protein, with product MAEVGIQVKNLNFSWPNGEIAVKSCSLEVPKGEFWMLLGTNGSGKSTLLRLLAGLLPPQSGEIGILPPVGFVFQNPDHQLVMPTVGADVAFGLVEEKLPPAMVRARVEEALGAVNLLQLQLRPIYALSGGQKQRVAIAGAIARHCEILLLDEPTALLDPDSQLDLVAGVHRLVKSRGITALWVTHRLDELNYCDGAFLLDQGSLVDWGEPQRLKQRLMTVNDELP from the coding sequence ATGGCAGAAGTGGGCATTCAAGTCAAAAACTTAAATTTCAGTTGGCCAAATGGTGAGATAGCCGTTAAGTCTTGCTCTCTAGAAGTCCCCAAAGGTGAATTTTGGATGCTTTTGGGTACGAATGGCAGTGGCAAATCAACTCTACTCCGACTACTTGCGGGACTGTTACCACCTCAGTCTGGTGAAATTGGTATTTTACCTCCTGTGGGTTTTGTGTTCCAAAATCCTGATCATCAATTGGTAATGCCAACAGTTGGTGCAGATGTGGCTTTTGGTCTGGTGGAAGAAAAATTGCCGCCTGCTATGGTTAGAGCCAGGGTTGAGGAAGCTTTAGGGGCGGTGAATTTGCTGCAACTGCAATTACGCCCTATATATGCTTTGAGTGGAGGACAGAAACAGCGTGTGGCAATTGCAGGTGCGATCGCTCGTCACTGTGAAATCTTATTATTAGATGAACCCACAGCTTTACTCGATCCTGATAGCCAACTAGATTTAGTGGCTGGTGTCCACCGCCTAGTCAAAAGTCGAGGTATTACAGCTTTATGGGTGACTCATCGCCTAGATGAGTTGAATTACTGCGATGGTGCTTTCTTACTAGACCAAGGCTCTTTAGTTGATTGGGGTGAACCTCAACGCCTCAAACAACGATTAATGACAGTGAATGATGAATTACCCTAA
- a CDS encoding iron uptake porin, with the protein MSNLLWKSLVVSPAVLGATLLVSATAIAAPNASAEVSTTEKTVAVEVTQPEILAQAAPTNNDSKVLDQVNRYSNEGKTSNSLSQVTSVSQFSDVQPTDWAFQALQSLVERYGCIAGYPNGTYRGNRALTRYEFAAGLNACLDRVNELIATATADLVTKQDLATLQRLQEEFSAELATLRGRVDALEARTAELEANQFSTTTKLVGEAIFAVSDVFGDNSGNNNNTVFQDRVRLGLQTSFTGRDVLTTRLTASNSSAFNLTDRNNAAIGSSEATQTFNVGGNEDRNNGVEVDRLTYEAPLGPVQVYLAAAGGKHSHYAAVNNPYFFDKTDGGNGALSTFSSENPIYRIGGGAGIAFNIPFGQGGSIIKPSSITVGYLASEADSPTSGEGLFNGNYSALGQLNFGIGDRVAVAATYVHSYNGAGSALFDNGEGLTLAGGTTGAGVVGTSFANNLPNASSSNSFGLSAAFRPSEKLSISGFISYSDVTGFGVGDDKEVWSYGAGIALPDFGKRGNVLGIFGGVQPYAIGRTSVSGGNNDLPFQVEGFYKYRVSDNISITPGVIWLSSPGQNDNNDDAFIGTLRTTFTF; encoded by the coding sequence ATGTCTAATCTCTTGTGGAAATCACTCGTGGTTAGCCCGGCAGTCTTAGGAGCAACCCTACTCGTTTCAGCAACAGCGATTGCAGCTCCTAATGCCAGTGCAGAAGTTTCAACAACTGAAAAAACCGTTGCAGTAGAAGTTACCCAGCCAGAAATTTTGGCACAAGCGGCTCCTACTAACAACGACAGCAAAGTTTTAGACCAAGTTAACCGTTACAGCAACGAAGGCAAAACCAGCAATTCGCTGTCTCAAGTAACTTCAGTCTCCCAGTTTTCTGACGTACAACCCACAGACTGGGCATTCCAAGCATTACAGTCCTTGGTAGAGCGTTACGGTTGTATTGCTGGTTATCCTAACGGTACTTACCGTGGTAATCGCGCTCTCACCCGTTATGAATTCGCTGCTGGTTTGAACGCTTGTTTGGATCGGGTAAACGAATTGATTGCAACAGCAACAGCTGATTTAGTAACCAAACAAGATTTAGCAACTTTACAGCGGTTACAAGAAGAATTTTCCGCTGAATTAGCAACCTTGCGTGGTCGTGTAGATGCTTTAGAAGCACGCACTGCTGAATTAGAAGCTAATCAATTCTCAACCACAACCAAACTCGTTGGTGAAGCAATTTTTGCTGTTAGCGATGTATTTGGCGATAACAGCGGGAATAACAATAACACTGTCTTCCAAGACAGAGTCCGCCTAGGCTTGCAAACTAGCTTCACCGGTAGAGACGTGTTGACTACTCGTTTGACAGCTAGTAACTCAAGTGCTTTTAATTTAACAGACCGCAATAATGCTGCTATCGGTAGTTCAGAAGCTACTCAAACCTTTAATGTAGGCGGTAACGAAGACCGTAACAACGGCGTAGAAGTAGACCGCCTAACTTACGAAGCTCCCCTTGGCCCGGTGCAAGTTTACTTAGCTGCTGCTGGTGGTAAACACAGCCACTACGCTGCTGTTAACAACCCCTACTTCTTTGACAAAACTGACGGTGGTAACGGTGCATTGTCCACCTTCTCCTCCGAAAACCCCATTTACCGCATTGGTGGTGGCGCAGGTATCGCCTTTAACATACCTTTTGGCCAAGGTGGCAGTATTATCAAGCCCAGTTCTATCACCGTAGGTTACTTAGCATCTGAAGCTGATAGTCCAACTTCTGGTGAAGGTCTGTTTAACGGTAACTACTCTGCTTTGGGACAATTGAACTTTGGGATTGGCGATCGCGTAGCTGTCGCTGCTACCTACGTTCACAGTTATAATGGTGCAGGTAGTGCGTTATTTGATAATGGTGAAGGTCTGACACTAGCTGGTGGAACAACCGGCGCAGGTGTTGTAGGCACTAGCTTCGCCAATAATCTGCCAAACGCATCTTCATCAAATTCCTTCGGTCTGTCAGCAGCATTTAGACCCAGCGAAAAACTCTCCATCAGTGGCTTTATCTCTTACAGCGATGTCACCGGCTTTGGTGTAGGTGATGACAAAGAAGTTTGGAGCTATGGTGCTGGTATAGCACTACCTGACTTTGGTAAGAGAGGAAACGTTCTCGGTATTTTTGGTGGCGTTCAACCTTATGCTATTGGTCGAACCTCAGTATCAGGCGGTAACAACGATCTACCATTTCAAGTTGAAGGCTTCTACAAATATCGCGTCTCTGATAACATTTCCATCACTCCTGGTGTAATCTGGTTGTCTTCTCCTGGCCAGAACGACAACAATGACGACGCATTCATCGGTACTCTCAGAACAACCTTCACATTCTAA